The following nucleotide sequence is from Anaerolineae bacterium.
GAGTGAACAGCAATGCCATGCCAATCAAATGGACCATCCCTTCTTTCTCTGGGTCTATCCGCCGCCCGCGGATTATCTCCACCACGATGAATAAGAGACGGCCACCGTCCAGAGCGGGCAATGGGAGCAGATTGGTGACTGCCAGCGCAGCGCTCAGGACCGCCACAAACTGCAGGATGGGAAACGCCATGCCAGCGGCAACTGAGGCTTCGACTGCGCCGCTGGTCAATTGGGCGATCCCCACGGGACCGATCGGGCGTGCCGCTTCTGCTGGGATCAGTCCACGCAACAGCAGGATAGGCAACGAGAGGGTGATGAGGACAAAGGAGACTGTAGAGCCCAGACCGTAGACGAATGCTTGCCCCAGTGGCAGCCGCCGAATCTCGCTCGCCTGTTCGATGGAGATGCCCATCGGGCCCTCACCCGGGGGGGGAGTCACCCGGGGCGTGACGTGAATGGTCAAGATCTGGCCATCCCGGCGGATGGTCAACGCCACCGGCTGTCCGGCCTGCGCAGCCACCACTCTTGTGATATCGCTGGGGACTCTAACCGGCTCCTCTGCGATAGCCGTGATAATGTCGCCCGGCTGTAGCCCCGCCACTTCCGCAGGAGAGCCGGGAGCAACAGCCGTGATCACAGCGCCCGACGTAGGCATCGGTTGGCCCAACATGAACGAAGCCGTAAATAGCAACACGGCTAACGCAAAATTCATGCCTGGCCCTGCCAACAACACAGCCGCCCGCGCCCGCTTCGACTTAGAGGCGAAGCTGCCCGGTCCCTCACGGCCATCCTCCCCTCGCAGGCGTACAAACCCACCGAAGGGAATGGCGTTCAGCGTATACAAGACCCCTTTATGCCGAAACAGGACCACTAGACGAGGTGGGTAACCCAGGCCAAACTCCTCAACGATGATCCCTTGACGCCTGGCTACAATGAAATGACCAAACTCGTGAGCCAATACTAGCACGCTGAGAACAATAAAAAACGCAATCGCGGTAATCCACATGTTCACTCCCCGTGTCTAACCATCCTTCGAACAGACTCCGATCAGGTGTCTGTATACTTAATCGTATCTTTGAGGAAAGGCATATTCAACGGAAGACGTAGGGGGAACCCTCTCTGAGAAAACCTTCTCGCAGCCTTTGTCCACCCTCTCCTGGCCTAGCTAGCCCTCCCAGTAGGCCAGGAAAGGCAAGTAAAAAAGCTGTTTAAAAGCCTTTCCGAAGGACCTCCTCGTTTTTTTCCATCACGCCCAGGCGCAATAGTACCTATATAGCTATGTCCCTTCCGTCGGAGATTATACCCGGTTTCATAGGGGGTGGCAAGGCCAGGCACCAGTTTATGGACTTTTGGCTTAACCAGGTTAGCTCACCGCCTGTAGCGAATCCGCGTGCCGGTCGGATACTCCGGATCCATCAACACTTGGGTTAGACGTCCCGGCACCTGGCCGCTGATCAAGTGCACTTCCAGTTCCGGCATGCGCTGGATGAGCTCGCACATAGTCATCACCTTGCTGGCCATGCCGCCCGTCACATCCACTCCCATTCCTTCTCCCAAATCGAGCTCGCCGGCTGCGATGGCCTTGGGGGATAGCCATGGGATAGGACGGGCCATCGGATCCCGCAGAGGATCGGCAGTGAACACGCCATCCACTTCGCCAACCAGGATGATGCGACGCGGCCGTAGCCGGGGAGCCAGAAAGGCGAATAGCTCTTCCGTCGAGGCAATGGTGCCGCCGCGTACCTCATCCAGCGCCACATCCCCGTAGATGAGAGGCACCAGCCCTGCGGCGAGCGCGCGTTCGATCGTCTCCCAGCCTAGCGAGATCAACACCCCTTCGCGGCAACGGGCCGTCGCCGAGGGTTGGATAGACCACGCAGGCAAGTGAGCTGCCAACATCATATCCGTCACCAGCCGATTCAGCCGGGCCGCTGCAGCTGCCGTCTCAGCAAACCCTCGCCAGCCCTCCGCGTTATGCACGCCTGCCCGCGTTCCGTAGCGTTGCCCCACCACGTGCCCAAAAGAGCCGCTGCCGTGTCCCAACAATAGGTGCAAATCCGGCCGCGCCGCTCGTGCCTGCGCCAGCTCCTCGGCCAGACGGGCGATCACTTCCTTCCGCACTGTAAAGGGGCGCGCCTTGTCGGTGATCAGCGATCCGCCCAACTTGACGAACACCAGCTCGCTCATGCTGAAACTTCGTCCTCATCCCGCCAAACCATTACAACGCCATTCTCCACGCGCACCCAATCGCCGGTGCGAATGCGCTCGATATCCACCTGATCCACCATGGGGATGTCGGCGAGGATGGCCCCTACCGCGACGATGGCCTCGCTCTCGCGATTGATCATAGCCGCCGGGGCGTGACCACTGTATCGTAAGCGCAGGATGGTGTAAGAGCCCACCGTGCTCCCCTTGCCGCTGGGGAAGACCAGCACGCGACCAGTGATGTCCTGGCCTTGCAGCGGATGCCCTGGCTCGATCACGATGCCGGTATCAGGGTCCACGCCTCCTAGAAAGCCGATGGGCTCCGACGACACCAACGCAATCCCTTCAGCGCGGCCAGTCCGAATCACCCGGCCCTCCAGGCGAACCGCCTCCTTACCCATGGACACGCTCCCAGGCAGCCCGCACAACTGCTAGCAGCTCGGCCTCTTCCTCCGGGAACACCGTGCGCGGGTCCAGCCACACCTTGTCCTCTGCAATACGCACCACCACTGGCGGATCCCCCTCGCGCAAAGCGCGCCCTAACGCCTCGGCCGAACGGGGTGATAAGACCACCGCTGTGGTCGGCAGGGTCTCACCGGGCAACGAGCCGCCGCCGATAGCGGACTCCGCTGGTGCTACGCTCGCCGCGATGCCCATCTCTGCAAGCAGGGAGGCCCATCGCTGGGCCCGCGCCGTCAGCTCATTCGGCGGCGTCGCGATCATGCGCCATACCGGGATCTCCCGCTCTGCCTCGCCGCGCAGGTAGTGCAGCAGCGTGGCCTGGAGGCCAGCTAGCGTGAGCTTGTCCACCCGCAGGGCGCGAGCCAGCGGATGACGACGTAGCGCCTGAATCCAGTGGGCGCGCCCGACGATCACGCCGGCCTGCGGCCCGCCTAACAGCTTGTCACCGCTAAACGTCACCAAATCGGCGCCAGCAGCCACGCTTTCCTGCACACGCGGCTCTGGCGCCAACCCGTAGGCGGTTGTGTCGAGCAGCGAGCCGCTGCCCAGGTCGTCCACCACCGCTAGCCCGTGCTCGCGGGCCAGCGCCACCATCTCGGCCAGCGATACCTCAGAGGTGAAGCCAATGATGCGGAAGTTCGAGCGATGAACGCGCAATAGCGCGGCCGTCTCCGGGCGGATGGCCATCTGGTAATCACGCAGATGGGTTCGGTTGGTGGTGCCTACCTCCACCAGCCGGGCACCGCTTTGCTGCATCACCTCGGGCACGCGAAAGCCGCCGCCGATCTCGACGAGCTGGCCACGGGAGACGATTACCTCGTGTCCTGCAGCCACGCCTGCCAGAGCCAACAGCACCGCCCCCGCATTGTTGTTGACCACCAACGCGTCCTCAGCCCCGGTGAGCTGCCGCAGCAGTGTGACCGCATGCTCGTAGCGGGAGCCGCGTTGGCCAGCGGCTAGATCATACTCCAGGTTCGTGTACCCCCGCGCTGCCGCGATCATGGCTTCTTGCGTCGCCCGGCTCAGCGGCGCCCGTCCCAGGTTCGTGTGGATGATGACGCCAGTGGCGTTAATGAGGCGCCGCAGCGAGGGCCGGATAACCCGGTGCACTTCGGCCAGAGCATCCTGGGCCAGCTCATCCAGTTCAGGACACGTCTCTCCATCCAGGATCGCCTGACGGGCGCGCTCGACAGCAGCGCGCGCCGCGCTTGTCGCCAGCTCCTGCCCCCACTCGGCGATGACCTGGGCCAGCGCTGGCGTCTGGAGCAGGCGATCCACGCTTGGAAGCTTTCTCAACTCTTCATGCACATCCGAACGATCTCGCCCCATGCTGAACACGCCCTCGTGGGAGATTTCACCGCCCGCTGACGGAGAGCCAGGGGCAAAGGCGTTTTTCCAATTGGTCTACAGCGAAATAAAGCAACAGCCCCAGGATGCTCATCGCCACCACGCCGGCATACATTTCCGGATAAGCCAGCCGTCCCCAAGCCTCCACAATGATGTAATAGCCTAGGCCTGAGGTCGTGGCAAACGATTCGGCGAAGAAGAGGACGGCAATCGCCGTGCCTACGGATATACGCAGCGCGGTGAGCACGGCTGGCAGTGTAGCCGGCAGGTATACAAACCGAAATAGGGCCAGCCGTCCCGCCCCTAGCGAGCGCACGGAGTAGATCAGCTCCGGCCGCAACCCGCTCGCCTCATCGCGCACGACCACCAGCACCTGGAAGAACAGGATCAGGGCGATCATGAAGATCTTCGAGCGATCACCCACGCCCAGGAACAACAAGATGATGGGCAGGAAGACGATCTTCGGGATCGGATACAAGATGTAAATGAGCGGCGAGAAAAGCCGATTAAAGGCCGGGCTCTGCCCCAGCACCAAGCCTGCTGGCGTGGCCGTGAGCACAGCGACGATCACCGAGGCCACCACCCGCCAGCCGCTCACCAGGAAATGGCGTCCCAATTCCCGAGGCAATTCGGCGAAAAACGTCCAGAGCACACGATAGGGCGCGGGCAGGACCTCGCGATGGACGATCCAAGCCAGCACCTGCCAAGCGATGATCAGCGCGATCACTGCCAGAGCTACATCACGACGTCGCATAGGTCAACCAGATCAGTTTGCCAAAGATTTTCCGACGAGAGCTCCATACCCATCGCCAAACTGGCGCAAAGTGCGCTAAGGCCGGTATAATCCTTTGCGGCAGGGGCATCGGTTTCCCCCCATCAACAGCGAACTCACTCTATTCTAACGTAATCCCACCGCCAATGGAGCAATCTCATGAACATCCGCTTTCAGGGCACACTCACTGATGCTGACAGCAAACGCTATATCCTACATGCTTTTCAGGTCCCAGCCGAGGCCGGACAGATAGAAATCCGTTTTCGGTATGCGCCCGCCCGCGTCCACACGGTACGCAACCTGCTCAGCCTGACCATCTTCGATCCGGACGGCTTTCGAGGGGCGGGCCATCGCAGCCCGGCCACCCAACGCGTTCAGATCAGCGCCGGCCGAGCCACCCCAGGCTACCTGCCCGGCCCGGTGAAGCCCGGGGAATGGCTGGTCGAGATTGATGTACACATGGTCTTGCCAGGCCGGCCGTGCCGCTATTGGCTTGACATCGCCATCGCGCCCGCTCTAGAGTCGAAGCCATCCCCTCATCCGCTTCACCTCGCTGGCTCAGCGGTGGTGATCAACCAGCCCGGCTGGTATCGTGGCGACCTACACACGCACACTGTCCACTCAGATGGAGCTTGGGATGTGGCCATGCTGCTGAAAGCTGCCCGCGAGCGCAAGCTCGACTTCTTGGCTCTCACCGACCATAACACTATCGCCGGTCTCCCCGAAATGATCCAGGCCGCTCCCTCCGGGCTTCTAACCATCCCAGGCATAGAGCTAACCACGTTCTGGGGACACGCGCTTAGCCTGGGCACATGGCATTGGATTGACTGGCGCGTGGAACCCGTGAGGCGCACCATGCCAGATATCGCAGCCGAGGTGAATGCCAACAGCGGCCTCTTTATCATCGCCCACCCCAACAGCGTGGGCGATCCTAAATGCACCGGCTGCGATTGGCGTTACGCCGAGATGATGCCTGGGCCAGCCCGCCTCGTCGAGGTATGGAACGGGGTATAGGACAACGCCGACAGCGGCAACGAGCGCTCTTTGGCGACCTGGTATAGCTGGCTCAACCAGGGGCATCGGCTGACGGCGACGGCCGGCACAGACGCCCACGGACCTCACCACTACAAGGCCAGGGCCGGCTTTAACGTAGTCTATGCCAAGGCGCTCTCCCAACAGGCTATTCTGGAGGCAATCGCCCGCGGACATCTTTACCTGAGCGCAGGGCCGCGTCTAGAGCTGAGTGCCCGCACACCGGCTGGAGACGAGGCAACGATGGGCGACACCCTTCATAGCGACCTAGCGGCTTTCGCCGCTCGTTGGGAAGATGGCCCACGGCGCGCCCGGCTACGGGTGATCGCCGACGGCGAGCTCTTGTTGGAACGTGAAGCCGCGCCGGACGGCGAAGAGACATGGACACTGTCCGCATCGCAAGCCCGATGGTGTCTGGCAGAGCTACGGGACGCCTCGGGGCGTATGCTGGCGTTAACCAATCCGATCTTTCTTCATCCTGTCAACGATCGAGGAGCGGAACGATGAAAGCGAATCGCTGGGTGTATCTGATCGCGCTCATGATCTTGGCTCTAGCAGGTGGCATTTTCCTTTGGCAACGACGCCAGCGCCACCCTGAGCGCATCACATTGAGTGACTTGCCCCCCCTTCAGCCACAGCCAGCCCAACGCCTGTCAGAGCTTGTGCACCGCAATGGGCGCGCCTCGCCGACAGCGGTTTCCTCGGGCCTGCGTCAGTAGGCCCGTATGGCCAGTTGATCGGCCAACTCGCGTAAAGCCGAGGCCGCCGGCTCTCTCGGCTGTGCTTCGTTGAGGGCGGCCAAGGCCTGCTCATGCGCCGCCTGCACCATTGCCTCCGCATAGGAGCGACTGCCCGCCACTTCCAGCCACCGCAGCACCTCCGGTACATCGGCAGGGGTGAGCTCAGCCCGGGCGTAGATCGCCCGCAACGCTTGTCCTGCCTCTCCCTCCTGAGCCAAAGCATAGACAATAGGCAGGGACTTCTTACGGCTCAAGATGTCACTTTGGACCGACTTGCCGGTGATCGCCTCGTCACCCCAGATGCCTAGGATGTCATCCTGGATCTGAAAGGCCCGCCCTAACGCCTGTCCAAAGCGGCGATAGGCGGCCACGATGGCCGGCACCGCGCCTGCCACACGGGCTCCCATCTCCGCTGATAGCCCCAGCAAAGCGCCGGTCTTGCAGGCGATCATGCGCAGGTATTCCTCTTCGCTGACCCGCTCACGGCTTTCAAACCACATGTCCAGGAATTGCCCTTCGGTGAGCTGCCGGCACACTTCATCGAACATCCACATGGCGTCGAGTACTGCCTCAGCAGGCATACCCTGTTCCCGTAGACGCAACAGCGCCAGGTGCGCTAGCGCGAACATGCCATCGCCCACGTTGACCGCCATCGGCACACCCCACAGCTTCCACACCGTCTCTCGATGCCGCCGCATGGGCGAGGCATCCTCCACGTCGTCGTGAACCAAGGAGAAGTTGTGCAGTAGCTCCAGGGCCACGGCAGCCGGCAGGGCCGCCGTGATGGTTCCGCCCGCCGCCTCGCACGTCAACAGACAGAGTAGAGGGCGAATACGCTTGCCCACGTGGGCCCGGGTTGGGCGCATCTCGCGGTCCACAAAGCCCAAGTGGTATGCCATCATCCCATAGTGGAAATCCGTTGCCACATCCGGCGATGCTACTGCCTGGCAGAGTGCCTCTTCGATTAACGGCAGCCAACGTGTTAGCACTTCATTTAACAGCACAGCTCCTCTCTCCCCCGCAACACTGACTTGTAAGGAATCACCGTCCAGCCCAGCCCAGTGGACGTTTCGATCCTCTTATTGCTCTCCTACATATACCAATCGGCCTGGCTTGCGCAACGCAGCTATGTCTGCGGCACCTGTGCAGAACATCGCCACACGCAACTCGGCCGCCAGCATCTCCACTTCGGCGATCACAGCCTCGGCCGAGATGACAGCCGCCTTGAGAAAGGGAGAGGCTATCCCCACTGCACTAGCTCCCAGTGCCAAACATTTGGCTACCTCGATCCCAGTGCGGATGCCACCCGACGCGATTATCGGCAGCTCGGGCACGGCTTGGCGCACCTGGACCAACGCCTGTGCCGTTGGGATGCCCCAATCAGCGAACGCCGCCGCCAGGCGGCGACGCTCCTCCGTCGGCGCTCGGTGCATCTCCACCTGGCTCCATGAGGTGCCACCGGCTCCCGCCACGTCAATTGCTGCCACTCCAGCATCAGCCAGACGGCGGGCCACCTCGCCCGAGATCCCCCAGCCCACCTCTTTCACCACTACGGGCACAGATAGCTCACGGCATACCTGTTCGATCTTGTCCAGTAGCCCAGCCCAGTTCCAGTTCCCGTCAGCCTGGATCGCCTCCTGCAGCGGGTTGAGATGTAGAATCAGCGCATCCGCCTCGATCATCTCGACGGCTCGTCGGCAATGTTCAACAGTGTACCCGTAGTTCAACTGCACCGCGCCTAGGTTGGCGAAGA
It contains:
- a CDS encoding M50 family metallopeptidase, whose translation is MWITAIAFFIVLSVLVLAHEFGHFIVARRQGIIVEEFGLGYPPRLVVLFRHKGVLYTLNAIPFGGFVRLRGEDGREGPGSFASKSKRARAAVLLAGPGMNFALAVLLFTASFMLGQPMPTSGAVITAVAPGSPAEVAGLQPGDIITAIAEEPVRVPSDITRVVAAQAGQPVALTIRRDGQILTIHVTPRVTPPPGEGPMGISIEQASEIRRLPLGQAFVYGLGSTVSFVLITLSLPILLLRGLIPAEAARPIGPVGIAQLTSGAVEASVAAGMAFPILQFVAVLSAALAVTNLLPLPALDGGRLLFIVVEIIRGRRIDPEKEGMVHLIGMALLFTLMLLITYQDLVKGVPSIDWGVSGR
- a CDS encoding isopentenyl phosphate kinase, which codes for MSELVFVKLGGSLITDKARPFTVRKEVIARLAEELAQARAARPDLHLLLGHGSGSFGHVVGQRYGTRAGVHNAEGWRGFAETAAAAARLNRLVTDMMLAAHLPAWSIQPSATARCREGVLISLGWETIERALAAGLVPLIYGDVALDEVRGGTIASTEELFAFLAPRLRPRRIILVGEVDGVFTADPLRDPMARPIPWLSPKAIAAGELDLGEGMGVDVTGGMASKVMTMCELIQRMPELEVHLISGQVPGRLTQVLMDPEYPTGTRIRYRR
- a CDS encoding DUF126 domain-containing protein, whose product is MGKEAVRLEGRVIRTGRAEGIALVSSEPIGFLGGVDPDTGIVIEPGHPLQGQDITGRVLVFPSGKGSTVGSYTILRLRYSGHAPAAMINRESEAIVAVGAILADIPMVDQVDIERIRTGDWVRVENGVVMVWRDEDEVSA
- the selA gene encoding L-seryl-tRNA(Sec) selenium transferase, encoding MGRDRSDVHEELRKLPSVDRLLQTPALAQVIAEWGQELATSAARAAVERARQAILDGETCPELDELAQDALAEVHRVIRPSLRRLINATGVIIHTNLGRAPLSRATQEAMIAAARGYTNLEYDLAAGQRGSRYEHAVTLLRQLTGAEDALVVNNNAGAVLLALAGVAAGHEVIVSRGQLVEIGGGFRVPEVMQQSGARLVEVGTTNRTHLRDYQMAIRPETAALLRVHRSNFRIIGFTSEVSLAEMVALAREHGLAVVDDLGSGSLLDTTAYGLAPEPRVQESVAAGADLVTFSGDKLLGGPQAGVIVGRAHWIQALRRHPLARALRVDKLTLAGLQATLLHYLRGEAEREIPVWRMIATPPNELTARAQRWASLLAEMGIAASVAPAESAIGGGSLPGETLPTTAVVLSPRSAEALGRALREGDPPVVVRIAEDKVWLDPRTVFPEEEAELLAVVRAAWERVHG
- a CDS encoding ABC transporter permease, translated to MRRRDVALAVIALIIAWQVLAWIVHREVLPAPYRVLWTFFAELPRELGRHFLVSGWRVVASVIVAVLTATPAGLVLGQSPAFNRLFSPLIYILYPIPKIVFLPIILLFLGVGDRSKIFMIALILFFQVLVVVRDEASGLRPELIYSVRSLGAGRLALFRFVYLPATLPAVLTALRISVGTAIAVLFFAESFATTSGLGYYIIVEAWGRLAYPEMYAGVVAMSILGLLLYFAVDQLEKRLCPWLSVSGR
- a CDS encoding polyprenyl synthetase family protein; translated protein: MLLNEVLTRWLPLIEEALCQAVASPDVATDFHYGMMAYHLGFVDREMRPTRAHVGKRIRPLLCLLTCEAAGGTITAALPAAVALELLHNFSLVHDDVEDASPMRRHRETVWKLWGVPMAVNVGDGMFALAHLALLRLREQGMPAEAVLDAMWMFDEVCRQLTEGQFLDMWFESRERVSEEEYLRMIACKTGALLGLSAEMGARVAGAVPAIVAAYRRFGQALGRAFQIQDDILGIWGDEAITGKSVQSDILSRKKSLPIVYALAQEGEAGQALRAIYARAELTPADVPEVLRWLEVAGSRSYAEAMVQAAHEQALAALNEAQPREPAASALRELADQLAIRAY
- the fni gene encoding type 2 isopentenyl-diphosphate Delta-isomerase codes for the protein MESHHRHVQRKADHIRINLEEDVRFPTITTGLERYRFQHTALPELDLEAVDLSSTILGKRLAIPLVISSMTGGTAEAAFINRNLARAAQTCGLAMGLGSQRTGLEVPEMQYTFRVRDLAPDILLFANLGAVQLNYGYTVEHCRRAVEMIEADALILHLNPLQEAIQADGNWNWAGLLDKIEQVCRELSVPVVVKEVGWGISGEVARRLADAGVAAIDVAGAGGTSWSQVEMHRAPTEERRRLAAAFADWGIPTAQALVQVRQAVPELPIIASGGIRTGIEVAKCLALGASAVGIASPFLKAAVISAEAVIAEVEMLAAELRVAMFCTGAADIAALRKPGRLVYVGEQ